CCCGAGGCCTGCCACACGGCGGCGATCACCAGGCAGTAGACGACCCGGTCGGGGTCCACCAGCCAGTCCAGGCGAAAGCCTTCCCAGCCCCAGTCGCGAAGCATCTTGTCCAGGCCCAGGCCGGGGTTGAGCAGCCACTTCCAGGCGGTGCCGGTGACGATCATCGACAGCGCCATGGGGTACAGGTAAATGGTGCGAATGAAGCCTTCGCGGCGGATGCGCTGGTCGAGCAGCACCGCCAGCAGCACGCCGATCACCAGGCTGATGGCGATGAACATGCCGCCGAACAGCAGCAGGTTCTTGCTCGCCACCCACCAGCGGTCGTTCTCCATCAGCCGTGCGTACTGCGCAAGGCCCACCCATTTGTAGCTGGGCATGAAGCTTGAGTTGGTGAAGGACAGGACGAAGGTCCAGAGGATGTAGCCGTAAAAGCCCACCAGGACGATCAGCATGCTTGGCGCCAGCACCAGTTTCGGTAACCAGCGCTGCAGGGCGTCCAGGGGTGAGGCCTTGTTGAGTGTGGCAACAGTGCTCATCAGGATATCTCGTGTGGAGGCAATCGCGGGTATTGTGGGAGCGGGCTTGCCCCGCGAAGGGCCCGAAAGGCCGCCCCCACATCAGCCCATCACTTGGCCGACTTGATCGCCGAACTCAGCTGCTTGACCGCTGTCGCCGGGTCGGCTTTGGGGTCGTTGAAGAAGTTGGTGACGACATCGAAGATCGCCCCCTGCACCGCCAGCGAAGTCGCCATGTTGTGGGCCATGCTCGGTTGCAGGCCGTCGCCTTTTTCCGCTTCCTTGAAGTCCACCGCCGACTTTTGCGTACAGGCGTCGAACTGGCTCATGTCCATGTCCTGGCGTACCGGCAGGGAGCCCTTGTTCTGGTTGAACACGGTCTGGAACTGCGGCTCCAGGGCGACCTTGGCCAGGTCGTTCTGAGCCTTGATGTCGTCCTCGTTCTTGAGCTTGAACATCGCCAGTGAGTCGATGTTGTAGGCAAAGCTGCCCTGGGTACCGGGGAAGGCCACGCACTGGTAGTCCTTGCCCGCCACCTTGCCGGCGGCGGTCCACTCGCTCTTGGCCCAGTCGCCCATGATCTGCATGCCGGCCTTGCCGTTGATGACCTCGGCGGCGGCAATGTTCCAGTCACGCCCGGCGCGGTTGGGGTCCATGTAGGTGCCCAGGCGTTGCAGGGTCTTGAATACCTCGACCATCTTCTCGCCGGTCAGGGTGCTTTCATCCAGTTCGACAAAGGCTTGGTGATAACCCTGGGGCCCGAGAATGCTCAGCACCAGGTCTTCGAAGACCGTGCTGTCCTGCCACGGCTGGCCGCCATGGGCCAGCGGGATGAAACCGGCCGCCTTGAGCTTGTCGGCGGCAACGAACAGCTCATCGAGGGTAGTCGGCACCTTGGCCCCGGCCTTGTCGAACACCTGCGGGTTGATCCACAGCCAGTTGACCCGGTGAATGTTCACCGGCACCGCCACATAGTGGCCGTCGTACTGCATGATCTGCGCGACTTTCTTCGGCAGCAGGGCATCCCAGTTGTTGGCCTTGGCGACATCGTCGAGTTCTGTGAGCAGGCCCAGCGCACCCCATTCCTGGATGTCCGGCCCCTTGATCTGGGCAGCGCCCGGCGGGTTGCCGGCCACGGCGCGGCTTTTCAATACGGTCATGGCCGCGGCGCCACCGCCACCGGCGACGGCGTTGTCCTTCCAGGTGAAGCCGTCTTTCTCGACTTGTTCCTTGAGGGTTTTCACCGCTGCGGCTTCACCACCGGAAGTCCACCAGTGAGTGACTTCAACGGTACCGTTGGCGGCAATTGCACTGAGGGGCAACAAGGAGGCGAGGGAAATGACAGCGGCGAGGCGATTGATCGCATTCATCGAGAGAAACCTTTTCTTGTTGTTATGCAGGTGCAAGTCGTGGTGCTTGCGCTTGCATCGGAGTCTAACCAGCGGCACGGGGGCTGCAGGTAACGAAGGGATGCGCGAATGTCACCAGTTGGTGACATTCGCCTGAATGAGGGTGTCAGTCATTGCTGCGCGGCAGGCTCAAGGTCACCCGCAGGCCCCCTTCACGCAGGTTGCGCAGGCTCACCTCGCCGCCGTGGCTGTGGGCGATGTTGCGCGCAATACCCAGGCCCAGGCCATAGCCCTGCTGCTGCCCGGCCAGGCGAAAGTGCGGCTCGAACACCTGCTCCTGGCGCTGCTCGGGCACGCCCGGGCCTTCGTCATCGACCTGCAGGACGAAGCCGCTGTCGCTGTCGATGATGCGCAGGTGGGCGCGCTCGCCGTACTTCAAGGCGTTGTCGATCAGGTTGCCGATGCAGCGTTTGAGCGCCAGCGGCTTGCCCGGATACGGCGCCAGGGCCCGGCCTTCGAGGGTGATCTGGCCACTGCCCAGGTACGGCTCGACCAGGCATTCGAGCACCTGATTGAGGTCGATTCGCTCGATGTTCTCGTGGATGTCGGTGTCCTTCACGCACTGCAGCGCGCCCTTGACCAGCATCTCCAGCTCATCGAGGTCGCGGCCGAACTTGGCCTGCAACTGCTCGTCATCGAGCAGCTCGACCCGCAAGCGCAAACGGGTGATCGGTGTGCGCAGGTCGTGGGAGATGGCGCTGAACAACTGGCTGCGCTCGGTCAGGTAGCGGCTGATGCGTTCGCGCATGGCGTTGAAGGCGCGGCCCACCTCCTCCACTTCGCTGCCGCCACCTTCGGTTACCGGCTCGACATCAGCGCCCAGCGACATCTCCCGCGCAGCCAGGGCCAGGCGCTTGAGCGGGCGACTCTGCCAGTGCACCAGCAGGCCGATGAACAGCAGCAGGAACGAACTGGTGAGGACGATGAACCACAGCTGCTGGCTGGGCAGACCCTGCTCTTCGAGGCTGGTATAGGGCTCGGGCAGCAGCGAGGCAATGTACAGCCATTCGTCTTCGGCGAGGTGGATCTGGGTCACCAGCACCGGCGGGTTGATCGGCTCCAGGGTCAGCGCATAGTGGGCCCAGGAGCGCGGCAGCTCATCGAGTTTCAGGCCGCTGTTGAAGATTCGCAGGTCTTGCGGGCTGACGAACTGGATGGAAATTTCCAGCTGCGCCCCCAGGCGCTGGTGCAGCACCTCGCCGACGGCATCGATCACCGCGGCCTTGCGCGGCGTGGCGGGCAGTACCTGCATGTCCAGGGGTTTATCGTTGAGGGACACGACGAAACGGGTGCCGCCCATGCTGCGCAACTGGTCGAGCACCATCGGCCGGTACGCGACCGGCAGCGAACGAAAATAACTGACGCTGGCACTCATCGAATGGGCCAGGCTACGGGCGCTGGCAACCAGGCCTTGCATCTGGCTGGCGCGCAGTTGCGACAGCCAGATCAGGCTCGAGAGCGCTTGCGCCAGCAGCACTACCAGCAAGGTCAACAGCAGCATGCGCCCCAGCAGCGAGCGCGGCAGCGGCAGGCGCCAGCGCCCGTCAGTGCGCAGGCGCAACATTGGCCGCCAGCAAGTAACCACTGCCGCGCACGGTACGAATCAAGCGTGGCGGCTTTTCGGTGTCACGCAGGCGCTGGCGCAGGCGGCTGACCGCCATGTCGACGATGCGGTCCAGCGGCATCGGCTCGCGGCCACGGGTGGCGTTGCCGATGGTGTCGCGGTCGAGGATCTGTTGCGGGTGATCGAGGAACAGCTTGAGCAAGGCAAAATCGGCGCCGGACAGAATCACCTCTTCACCGTCGCGGTGGAACAGCCGATGGCTGATGGTATCCAGGCGCCAGTCATCGAAGGCCAGCACGTCACCGCCACTGCGCTCCTGGCCAAAACCGGCACGGCGCAGCAACGCCTTGATCCGCGCCTGCAGTTCGCGCGGGCTGAAGGGTTTGCCCAGGTAATCATCGGCGCCCAGTTCCAGGCCGATAACCCGGTCGGCTTCGTCGGAGCTGGCAGTGAGCATGATGATCGGCACCTGCGCCAGGCGCGGATGCTGGCGCACCCAGCGACACAGGCTGAAGCCATCTTCGTCGGGCAGCATCACGTCGAGGATCACCAGGTCGCAGTCGCTGGCGTCCAGGGCCTGGCGAAAGCCACGGCCGTCGGCCACCGCCTGGACGCTGAAACCGGCGCGGCTCAGGTAGGCCTGCAGCAGTTCACGGATGTCCTGGTCGTCGTCGACCATCAGTATCGACTTGCTCACGAATCACTCCTTGCTCCACCGCTCAACCGGCTTGTTGCAACGCCACGCCAGCCCCGAGCAAGCCGGAGAATTCGGCGGTCACCAACCATACCGGGACATCCTTGAAGTAGCCACTCATGCAGCCCTTGTCGGCAAAACTGGCGGCAAAGCCGCTGGCCAGGAACAGCTCGGCAAAGCGCGGAATGATGCCGCCGACGATAAACACCCCGCCTCGCGCGCCAAGAGTCAGCACGTTGTTGCCCGCCACCCGGCCAAGGAACCGGCAGAACTGCTCGATCACCGCCAGGGCAACCGGCTCACCGGCCAGCGCCGCGTCGGTGATCGCCGCCGGGCTCTGCAATGGCGCAGGCTGGCCATCGAGGGCGCAGATGGCCTGGTACAAGCGCAACAGGCCGCCGCCGCTGAGCACGGTCTCGGCGCTGACATGGCCGATTTCGTTGGCGATCTGCTGATGTATCTGCGCTTCGCGGGCATTGCCCACCGGCAGGTCGACATGCCCGCCCTCGCCCGGCAGCGCCATCCAGCGCTCGTCACCCAGGCTCAGCAAAGTGCCGACGCCAAGGCCGGTGCCCGGGCCGATCACCAGCGCCGGGCGGCCTGGATCCGGCGCGCCTTGGCAGACACTGCGGTACTCGCCCGCCTGCAGGCGGGTCATGCCCAGGGCCATGGCAGTGAAATCGTTGATCAGCAGCAAGCGCTCGACCTGCAAGGTGTTGCAGAACGCCTCGCGGCTGAGGCGCCAGTGGTTGTTGGTAAAGCGAAACTCGTCGCCATCGACCGGCCCGGCCACCGCCAGGCACACTGCGCCCAGCTCGCCGCGGGCCAGGCCCTGGGCGGCCAGATAAGCGCCGATGGCCTGTTCCGGGCTGGTGTAGTCGGCCGTGGCAAAGACCTGCACGGCGTGCATGCGGTTGTCTTCCCAAAGGGCAAAGCGTGCATTGGTGCCGCCGATATCGCCGACCAGTGCACGCTTCATTTGAGTGTCTCCAGCGCCGAGGTGAAGGCGCTGGCGCCCTTCTCGGCCGGGCTCAGGGCGGTACGCAGGAAGCCGAACAGCTCGCGGCCGCAACCCAGGTCGTTGCCGGTCGGCGCGGCGGGCAGTTGACGATCGGCCAGCTCTGCGGCACTGAGTTTCACCGTCAGGGTGCCGGCGACGCCATCGACGCGGACGATATCGCCGTCACGCAAGCGCGCCAGCGGGCCGCCGTCGAAGGCTTCGGGGCAGACGTGAATGGCTGCGGGGATTTTCCCCGAAGCACCGGACATGCGCCCGTCAGTTACCAGCGCGACCTTGAAGCCCCGGTCCTGCAGCACGCCGAGGAACGGGGTCATCTTGTGCAGCTCGGGCATGCCGTTGCAGCGCGGGCCCTGGAAGCGCATCACGGCGACGAAGTCACGCTCAAGCTGGCCGGCCTGGAAGGCATCGGCCAGTGCTTGCTGGTCATGGAACACCAGTGCCGGGGCTTCGACCACCTGGTGCTCGGCGGCGACGGCGGACACCTTCATCACCCCGCGACCGAGGTTGCCTTCCATCACCCGCAGACCACCTTCGGGCGAGAACGCCCGGGCCACCGGGCGCAGGATCGTCTCATCGAGGCTGGCCTGCGGGCCTTCGCGCCAGACCAGTTTGCCGGCCTCAAGGAACGGCTCCCGGGTGTAGCGGCGCAGGCCGTGGCCAGCGACGGTATTGACGTCTTCGTGGAGCAAACCGGCATCGAGCAGCTCGCGAATCAGGAAGGCCATGCCACCGGCAGCCTGGAAGTGGTTGATATCGGCCTTGCCGTTCGGATAGACGTGGGACAGAGTCGGCACCACTTCCGAAAGCTGCGCCATGTCCTGCCAGGTCAACTGGATGCCGGCGGCCTGGGCAATCGCCGGCATGTGCAGGGTGTGGTTGGTCGAGCCGCCGGTGGCGTGCAGGGCGACGATGGAGTTGACCAGGGATTTCTCGTCGACGATCTCGCCCAGCGGCATGAAGCTGCCACTGGCCTTGGTCATGCGCGTGACCTGCTGCGCAGCCTCGACAGTGAGGGCATCGCGCAGCGGCGTGTAGGGGTTGACGAAGGAGGCGCCCGGCAGGTGCAGGCCCATCACTTCCATCAACAGCTGGTTGGTGTTGGCGGTGCCGTAGAAGGTGCAGGTGCCGGGGCTGTGGTAGGACTTCATCTCCGATTCCAGCAGCTCTTCGCGGCTGGCCTTGCCTTCGGCGTAGCGCTGGCGCACATCGGCTTTCTCCTTGTTGGAGATGCCCGACGGCATCGGCCCGCCGGGGACGAAAACGGTCGGCAGGTGGCCAAAGCGCAGCGCGCCCATCAGCAGGCCGGGGACGATCTTGTCGCAGATGCCGAGCATCAGCGCCGCGTCGAACATGTTGTGCGACAGGGCGATGGCGGTGGACATGGCGATCACTTCGCGGCTGGCGATGCCCAGCTCCATGCCCGGCTCACCCTGGGTGACGCCGTCGCACATGGCCGGCACGCCGCCGGCGAACTGGCCGACCGAGCCGATTTCGCGCAGCGCCTGCTTGATCTGTTCGGGGTAATGCTCGTAAGGCTGGTGCGCCGAGAGCATGTCGTTGTAGGCCGAGACGATGGCGACGTTGGCCGCGTTCATCATCCGCAGGCTGTCTTTGTCCTGGCTGCCACAACCGGCGACACCGTGAGCGAAGTTGGCGCATTGCAGCTTGGCGCGCATCGGCCCGTCGCTGGCGGCCCCGCGAATCAGCTCAAGGTAGCGTTCACGGGTGGGGCGACTGCGGGCGATCAGCCGTTGGGTGACCTCAAGAATGCGCGGATGCATGTACTGGACTCCAGGCTATCGGTGGTTGCGACCTCTGCGGCGGTTTCCCTTATCAACGATCGCGGCCTAGGCTCAAGGGCAGGGGCGATGCGTTGCGGGAGGGACGGTTTGGCCGATCGCTCGTTGTAGATTGAATAAAATATTGCCAGCAAAAAGGCTTGTTTTCTATTTTTTTACGAATAATCTTGTAATTCCAACAACAAAATCAGATGCAGTGAAGCAAAACTTCAATTGCCACGGGCTTCACCCGGTCTGCCAGAGGTAGCTCCATGACCCTTCGTATCGCAATCAATGGCTTTGGCCGCATCGGCCGCAACATCCTTCGCGCACTCTATACCCAAGGCTACCGTCAGGACCTGCAGGTCGTCGCCATCAACGACCTGGGCGACAGCGCGATTAATGCCCATCTGCTCAAATACGACAGCGTCCACGGCAGCTTTGCTGCCACGGTTGAATCCGATCACGAGAGTATTACCGTCAACGGCGACCGCATCGCCGTCAGCGCCATCCGCAACCCGGCGGAATTGCCGTGGAAAGCCGAGGCCATCGATGTGGTGTTCGAATGCACCGGGTTATTCACCGAACGCGCCAAGGCCGCCGCCCATCTTACTGCTGGGGCCGGCAAAGTCATTATCTCGGCGCCGGCCAAGGGCGCGGATGCCACCGTGGTGTACGGGGTCAACCATGACATCCTGCGCCCTTCGCACCAGATCATCTCCAGCGCTTCGTGCACCACCAACTGCCTGGCGCCGCTGGCCCAGGTGCTGCACCGCGAGTTCGGCATCGAGCAGGGGCTGATGACCACCATCCACGCCTATACCAACGACCAGAGCCTCACTGACGTTTACCACAGCGACCCGTACCGCGCCCGTGCGGCAACCCAGTCGATGATCCCGAGCAAGACCGGCGCCGCCGAAGCCGTGGGCCTGGTGCTGCCGGAACTGGCCGGCAAGCTCACCGGCATGGCCGTGCGGGTGCCGGTGATCAACGTGTCGCTGGTCGACCTTACCGTCAATCTTGAGCGCGAGGCCACGGCCGAGGCCGTCAACGCGCTGTTCAAGGAGGCCAGCCGGCACTCCAAGGTACTGGGCTACAACAGCCTGCCGCTGGTGTCCTGCGACTTCAACCACAACCCGCTGTCGTCGATTTTCGACGCCAACCACACCCGCGCCAACGGGCGCATGCTCAAGGTACTGGCCTGGTACGACAACGAATGGGGCTTCTCCAACCGCATGCTGGATAACTGCCTGGCACTGTGCAACGCCCGCTAGGATCACAACCTCGCAGGAGGCAGTACTTGACCAAAGCGTTGATGATAAGCATTATCATTCGCCACGCCATGGTCGGGTACCGCTGTGAGTCAGTCCCAGTTCAACGTCGTTTTCCTCGCCCAGCGGGTCAGCCTGCTGCGCACCCTGCAGCGCATGGTGGATAACCCCAGCACTGCCGAAGACCTGTTGCAGGAGACTTACCTGCGGGTTACCCGTGCCCTTGGCGAACGCCCCATCGAGCACCTGGAACCCTTCGTTTTCCAGACTGCGCGCAACCTCGCCCTTGATCACTTGCGCGCGCGCCGGGCGCAGTCGCGCAACCTGGTCGAGGACGTGCCCGAGCAAATTCTGCACAACGTCGCCGCGCCCAGCAGCAGCGCCGAAGACGCCGCCCACGCCGAACAACTGCTCAAGCGCCTGAGCGTCAGCCTCGCCCAGTTGACCGAGCGCCAGCAACGCATCTTCATCCTCAGCCGCCTGCACGGCGCCAGTTACCTGGAAATCGCCGAACAGTTGAAAGTGTCGGCGAGCACGGTTCAGAAGGAACTGAAACTGATCATGGCCATCTGTGTAGGGGTAGCCGACCGGCTGAAGTAAACAGCCCGTCGTGGATCGCAGCTAAAACCTTGCCATCCCCATGGATACCCCGGATCATTCGCAAAAAGCGCCAGCCCCGCCAAGGACCCACCCGTGACCGACAGTCCCCCTCCTCGCCCCGCGCCGCCTGGCCAAGCTGCCAGTGACCAGGCCATGGACCAGGCCCTGGACTGGCTGATCCGCCTGCAATGTGCCAGCGCCGAAGACACCCAGGCCTTCGAAGCCTGGCTCGAGGCTGACCCGGCCAATGCCCGCGCCTATGTCGAGGCCGAGGCCATCTGGAACGGCGCGCCCTTGCGCCAGGCAGCCGGGCAACTGCACCAGGTGCAGCGTCGCAGCCTGCGCTCACGCATCCGCCCGCACTACAAGCCCCTGGCCGCAGCCGCTGTGCTGCTGGTGGGGATTTTCACCGTCGGCAACCTGCCGGTGCGCCTGCAGGCCGATCACCTGACCGTGGTCGGTGAACGCCAGCGCTTGCAACTGGACGACGGCTCCAAGGTGTTGCTCAACACCAATTCGGCCTTTGCCAGCGACCTGCGCGACAACCGCCAGGTTGCCCGGCTGCTGCAGGGCGAGGCCTATTTCGAGATTCCCGCTGGCGCCCAACCGCCCCTGGAGCTGCAAGCCGGCCCGTTGCGCGCCAGTGTGCGCGACACCGACTTTGCCGTGCGCTACCTCAACGGCGAAGCCCAGGTGCGGGTGCAACGCGGCGATGTCGACCTGCAGGCCAGCAGCGACCAGCGCATTCGCCTGTCGGCGGGCGACAGCATCAGCGTCGGCCCCAATGGCTTTGGCCAGCGCGGGCGTCTGGATGCGCAAAAAGACCTGGCCTGGGTCCAGGGCCGGCTGGTGTTCGAAAACTGCCCGCTGAACCAGGTACTGGCCGAATTGCGCCGCTACTACCCGGGGTGGATCATCAACGGCAACGAACAGCTGGCGAACGTCGCGGTCACCGGCAACTACCGCCTCGACCAGCCGCTGGAAACCCTGCGCGCCCTGGCCCACATCACCTCGGCGCAGTTGCACGAGTACCCGGCGCTGGTGATTCTCAACTGAGGCAA
This portion of the Pseudomonas sp. SORT22 genome encodes:
- a CDS encoding ATP-binding protein → MLRLRTDGRWRLPLPRSLLGRMLLLTLLVVLLAQALSSLIWLSQLRASQMQGLVASARSLAHSMSASVSYFRSLPVAYRPMVLDQLRSMGGTRFVVSLNDKPLDMQVLPATPRKAAVIDAVGEVLHQRLGAQLEISIQFVSPQDLRIFNSGLKLDELPRSWAHYALTLEPINPPVLVTQIHLAEDEWLYIASLLPEPYTSLEEQGLPSQQLWFIVLTSSFLLLFIGLLVHWQSRPLKRLALAAREMSLGADVEPVTEGGGSEVEEVGRAFNAMRERISRYLTERSQLFSAISHDLRTPITRLRLRVELLDDEQLQAKFGRDLDELEMLVKGALQCVKDTDIHENIERIDLNQVLECLVEPYLGSGQITLEGRALAPYPGKPLALKRCIGNLIDNALKYGERAHLRIIDSDSGFVLQVDDEGPGVPEQRQEQVFEPHFRLAGQQQGYGLGLGIARNIAHSHGGEVSLRNLREGGLRVTLSLPRSND
- a CDS encoding sigma-70 family RNA polymerase sigma factor — its product is MSQSQFNVVFLAQRVSLLRTLQRMVDNPSTAEDLLQETYLRVTRALGERPIEHLEPFVFQTARNLALDHLRARRAQSRNLVEDVPEQILHNVAAPSSSAEDAAHAEQLLKRLSVSLAQLTERQQRIFILSRLHGASYLEIAEQLKVSASTVQKELKLIMAICVGVADRLK
- a CDS encoding glucokinase, whose protein sequence is MKRALVGDIGGTNARFALWEDNRMHAVQVFATADYTSPEQAIGAYLAAQGLARGELGAVCLAVAGPVDGDEFRFTNNHWRLSREAFCNTLQVERLLLINDFTAMALGMTRLQAGEYRSVCQGAPDPGRPALVIGPGTGLGVGTLLSLGDERWMALPGEGGHVDLPVGNAREAQIHQQIANEIGHVSAETVLSGGGLLRLYQAICALDGQPAPLQSPAAITDAALAGEPVALAVIEQFCRFLGRVAGNNVLTLGARGGVFIVGGIIPRFAELFLASGFAASFADKGCMSGYFKDVPVWLVTAEFSGLLGAGVALQQAG
- the gap gene encoding type I glyceraldehyde-3-phosphate dehydrogenase; the protein is MTLRIAINGFGRIGRNILRALYTQGYRQDLQVVAINDLGDSAINAHLLKYDSVHGSFAATVESDHESITVNGDRIAVSAIRNPAELPWKAEAIDVVFECTGLFTERAKAAAHLTAGAGKVIISAPAKGADATVVYGVNHDILRPSHQIISSASCTTNCLAPLAQVLHREFGIEQGLMTTIHAYTNDQSLTDVYHSDPYRARAATQSMIPSKTGAAEAVGLVLPELAGKLTGMAVRVPVINVSLVDLTVNLEREATAEAVNALFKEASRHSKVLGYNSLPLVSCDFNHNPLSSIFDANHTRANGRMLKVLAWYDNEWGFSNRMLDNCLALCNAR
- a CDS encoding FecR domain-containing protein; this translates as MTDSPPPRPAPPGQAASDQAMDQALDWLIRLQCASAEDTQAFEAWLEADPANARAYVEAEAIWNGAPLRQAAGQLHQVQRRSLRSRIRPHYKPLAAAAVLLVGIFTVGNLPVRLQADHLTVVGERQRLQLDDGSKVLLNTNSAFASDLRDNRQVARLLQGEAYFEIPAGAQPPLELQAGPLRASVRDTDFAVRYLNGEAQVRVQRGDVDLQASSDQRIRLSAGDSISVGPNGFGQRGRLDAQKDLAWVQGRLVFENCPLNQVLAELRRYYPGWIINGNEQLANVAVTGNYRLDQPLETLRALAHITSAQLHEYPALVILN
- a CDS encoding response regulator transcription factor; its protein translation is MVDDDQDIRELLQAYLSRAGFSVQAVADGRGFRQALDASDCDLVILDVMLPDEDGFSLCRWVRQHPRLAQVPIIMLTASSDEADRVIGLELGADDYLGKPFSPRELQARIKALLRRAGFGQERSGGDVLAFDDWRLDTISHRLFHRDGEEVILSGADFALLKLFLDHPQQILDRDTIGNATRGREPMPLDRIVDMAVSRLRQRLRDTEKPPRLIRTVRGSGYLLAANVAPAH
- a CDS encoding ABC transporter substrate-binding protein, encoding MNAINRLAAVISLASLLPLSAIAANGTVEVTHWWTSGGEAAAVKTLKEQVEKDGFTWKDNAVAGGGGAAAMTVLKSRAVAGNPPGAAQIKGPDIQEWGALGLLTELDDVAKANNWDALLPKKVAQIMQYDGHYVAVPVNIHRVNWLWINPQVFDKAGAKVPTTLDELFVAADKLKAAGFIPLAHGGQPWQDSTVFEDLVLSILGPQGYHQAFVELDESTLTGEKMVEVFKTLQRLGTYMDPNRAGRDWNIAAAEVINGKAGMQIMGDWAKSEWTAAGKVAGKDYQCVAFPGTQGSFAYNIDSLAMFKLKNEDDIKAQNDLAKVALEPQFQTVFNQNKGSLPVRQDMDMSQFDACTQKSAVDFKEAEKGDGLQPSMAHNMATSLAVQGAIFDVVTNFFNDPKADPATAVKQLSSAIKSAK
- the edd gene encoding phosphogluconate dehydratase; its protein translation is MHPRILEVTQRLIARSRPTRERYLELIRGAASDGPMRAKLQCANFAHGVAGCGSQDKDSLRMMNAANVAIVSAYNDMLSAHQPYEHYPEQIKQALREIGSVGQFAGGVPAMCDGVTQGEPGMELGIASREVIAMSTAIALSHNMFDAALMLGICDKIVPGLLMGALRFGHLPTVFVPGGPMPSGISNKEKADVRQRYAEGKASREELLESEMKSYHSPGTCTFYGTANTNQLLMEVMGLHLPGASFVNPYTPLRDALTVEAAQQVTRMTKASGSFMPLGEIVDEKSLVNSIVALHATGGSTNHTLHMPAIAQAAGIQLTWQDMAQLSEVVPTLSHVYPNGKADINHFQAAGGMAFLIRELLDAGLLHEDVNTVAGHGLRRYTREPFLEAGKLVWREGPQASLDETILRPVARAFSPEGGLRVMEGNLGRGVMKVSAVAAEHQVVEAPALVFHDQQALADAFQAGQLERDFVAVMRFQGPRCNGMPELHKMTPFLGVLQDRGFKVALVTDGRMSGASGKIPAAIHVCPEAFDGGPLARLRDGDIVRVDGVAGTLTVKLSAAELADRQLPAAPTGNDLGCGRELFGFLRTALSPAEKGASAFTSALETLK
- a CDS encoding sugar ABC transporter permease; translation: MSTVATLNKASPLDALQRWLPKLVLAPSMLIVLVGFYGYILWTFVLSFTNSSFMPSYKWVGLAQYARLMENDRWWVASKNLLLFGGMFIAISLVIGVLLAVLLDQRIRREGFIRTIYLYPMALSMIVTGTAWKWLLNPGLGLDKMLRDWGWEGFRLDWLVDPDRVVYCLVIAAVWQASGFVMALFLAGLRGVDQSIIRAAQVDGASLPSIYLRIVLPSLRPVFFSALMILAHIAIKSFDLVAAMTAGGPGYASDLPAMFMYSFTFSRGQMGMGSASAILMLGAILSILVPYLYSELRNKRHD